In one Bartonella grahamii subsp. shimonis genomic region, the following are encoded:
- the dusA gene encoding tRNA dihydrouridine(20/20a) synthase DusA, translated as MIFYNLPSPVKFAVAPMLDWTDRHCRFFYRLLTKKALLYTEMIVADAVIHGVREQLLAFSDKERPVALQLGGADPKKLAEAARIAEDFGYNEINLNVGCPSNRVQAGVFGACLMLHPDIVANALEAMKKAVTIPVTVKCRLGVDEQDEELALDLLANKVWNAGCDALWVHARKAWLKGLSPKENRNIPPLNYERVYKLKRKYPHKFIGINGGIKSINEIKEHLIFCDAVMVGRQVYHDPTLLKHIDFELYGESQNNLSESDLIEVMCDYAARHIASGGLLSHVTRHMIGLFHGRGGARRWRQILSNDATKPNADIYILKEAFSSLIE; from the coding sequence ATGATATTTTACAACCTTCCATCGCCTGTAAAATTTGCAGTGGCACCAATGTTGGACTGGACAGACCGACATTGCAGGTTTTTTTATCGTCTTTTAACGAAAAAAGCACTTCTTTATACGGAAATGATAGTAGCAGATGCTGTCATTCATGGTGTTCGCGAACAATTGTTGGCTTTTAGCGATAAAGAACGTCCAGTTGCATTACAATTAGGGGGAGCAGATCCGAAAAAGTTAGCAGAAGCTGCACGAATTGCTGAAGATTTTGGCTACAACGAAATAAATCTCAATGTTGGTTGCCCATCAAATCGTGTTCAAGCAGGTGTATTTGGAGCTTGTTTGATGTTACATCCTGATATTGTGGCAAATGCTTTGGAAGCGATGAAAAAGGCAGTTACTATACCTGTAACGGTCAAATGTCGACTTGGGGTCGACGAACAGGATGAAGAATTAGCTTTAGATCTTTTAGCGAATAAAGTTTGGAATGCAGGGTGTGATGCCCTCTGGGTCCATGCACGTAAAGCATGGTTAAAAGGATTGAGTCCGAAAGAAAATCGCAACATTCCGCCCCTTAATTATGAAAGAGTTTATAAATTAAAACGTAAATATCCTCATAAATTCATTGGGATAAATGGAGGTATTAAATCGATTAATGAGATCAAAGAACACTTGATTTTCTGTGATGCTGTCATGGTTGGTCGCCAAGTTTATCATGATCCAACTTTGTTAAAACATATTGATTTTGAACTCTATGGTGAGTCGCAAAATAATTTGAGTGAAAGTGATCTTATTGAGGTTATGTGTGATTATGCGGCTCGACATATTGCATCGGGGGGGCTGCTTTCTCATGTAACACGTCACATGATTGGTTTATTTCATGGGCGAGGTGGAGCACGTCGATGGCGACAAATATTATCAAATGATGCGACAAAACCAAATGCAGATATATATATTTTGAAAGAAGCTTTTTCTTCTCTCATTGAATAA